AACCGCAATCACCAGCCGGCCCGGCGAAGCTACCGCAGCCGCAATGCAATAACCTAAACCAACCCCCATAGTCCCCCAAGTCCCAGCATCCAACCTTGTCCTCGGCTCCGTCTGAACCAGCACCGCCCGCCCCACGTCCATAGTATTCGCCCCTTCCGAAACCAGTATTGGCGCCGGACTCCCCAATTCCAATATCGCATCCCTTATAATCCTCAGCGGCGTGTAGAAGTTAAACGGCACTACAACCTTGGCCAACTGGACCTCCATTCTCGCCACATTGTCCTTCACTTTCTTCGCTACCTCCTCCACCCAAGGATACGACTTGCCAAAACAAAAAGGGTCGTCCTTGATCGCCTTATTGATCCTTTCCAAGACCCGTTTCGCATCTCCGACTAAACCCACACTGGGTTTCCTTAGCTCAATCTCGTCCTTGCTTATATCCACCAATATGAATTTCACGTCCTTGGACCACTTGGGTGGCTCCCCAAAATGCAACAACCAGTTCAGCCTAGCACCAACGACAAGCGCTACGTCGCATTTGCCAATGGCCAACGATCTCGCCGCCGTCGCCGCCAGCTCGTGCGTATCGGGCAACAACCCTTTGCCCATCGGAGTCGGCAGGAACGGGATTCCGGTAGTTTCCACTAGCTTCTTCAGTTCGCTCTCTGCTCGAGAAAATGCCGCGCCTTTTCCAAACACAACCAACGGTCTCTTCGCATTTCTGAGCAACGACACTGTTTGCTCGATATCGGAAACGGGCGGGTTCGGGATCGGAGTCTCTTCGCGCTTTATAGAACTCTCCGCCGCAGCTAATAAAGCCTCGGCTTCAGAGTCGGAGATGGTTTGGTGCAGCACGTCGGACGGGAGGTCCAGATAGCAACCGCCGGGACGACCCGAGCTGGCCCAGTGGAGGACTCGGGCCACGGAGTCGGGGATTTCGGAGACATGCTTGACTTTGACGGAGAACTTGGAGAAGGGCTTGACGGCTTCGATCTGATCGAGCTCCTGGAAGTCGCCGCGGCCAACGTCGTTCTGGTCGCAGGAGCCGGAGATCAGGACCATGGGCCAGGCGTTGATCATGGCGTTGGAGAGGCCCGCAAGGCCGTGGACGCAGCCCGGGCCCGAGACGGTGAGCAGGACGCCGGGACATCCCGTGAGGTAGCCGAAGGCGGAGGCGGCGTAGCCCGCAGCCTGCTCGTTGTGGAAGGCGATGAAGCGGACGCCGAGGGCCACGGCGCGGTTGGCGAAGGACGTGACGGGGATGCCCACCACGCCAAACATGTGGTCGACGCCGAAGCGGGCCAGGGACATGGCCGCTAGGACGTTGCCGTCGATCAGGGTTTTGTTGTGGGTGGGATCTGACTCAGCCATTGGAGCTTCAGCTGGAAgattctttgtttgtttggagTGTTATCAGATCGGCGCGACGGTATTGATGATAAAGAAGAAGTGGTGGGTGGTGGCCGGAGTTACGAGTATGCCCCTGCTGTTATTGTCTTGGTAGTCTGCCGGTGATTCACCGACAATTAATAGGGGATAATATTGTTTAGTGAATTGCCATAATAAGATTCGCGTAAACCAAGACGTGTGGATGAAGAGATATACAGAGAGGGCAAGAGAGGCAATTATTGTTGCAAAGGACAGGGCTTTTAAAGGACAGGATTGCCACCAAAATGGATTGCGATCATCTGGGGAAGGTGACGGCGCCGGATGAAGCCAAGTTCTGAGTTCTGAGTCCCCCACGCTCTGGTTCACTCACTGCCCTTTCAGCGTTTGGTTGCTGCCGTGTCAAAAGTGGGAACCCAAGCTGGACGTTTAAAGTAGGACTCCACTTCTAGCAGGGCCGGCTCACTGTTTTCAGCCTAAGGCGAAACTTTTAAAtgagctttattttttttttaatatttttatattaattaaataatatttattttaatattattattatatttagagttctcatttttattaatttttacaaaaataaacacaacaataaaaaaaattaattttctttttatgaatcATTGCCTCTTTGATACacttgtttcaaacaaaactcaccaaaaaaatcatagccttatgaaatttcattaatgaaaatttcatatttttcaaaaaataaaaattaaaaaaaattcccgAAGTTTGGAGACAAATACTGAAATATCCATAAACttggaaaacaaataaaaataattgtagagaaaataaaaatatattattttaaaaataattcctAAATATTATGTATAATTCTTTCTATTCTTGTGAagatcttttttattaaaatagtttaATGCCATTAACTCCGTATTTCGCAACTCAACCaccaatttaatattttctaatgcatcaaataaattaattctaacttaacttatttaattaaattaatacacCCTTATCTATGAGACTATGACTTTATAATCAGTCAAGTTAACTTGACTGGACCCGGGTTAGCACTTAGCACGGCCTGTGAAACGTCAATCTTGCCCTTAGACGTagcaaaatttgtttttgggcgCCGTCCGTCGTCCCCACCACGGGCCACCACTACCGTGAGGCAGCAAGccattttggtttttggttggACCCCGTTCACTGTTTTATGGGGGGATTAGCGTGTGCgtgtcaacttttttttaaaaaaattgatattatgagaCATTAATCACATTATCAGGAATCTTCAAGCTGaagttaattttaaaatattcattcACTCAATATATATAACCACGTGTATCATGGCTGCAAACCTGCAAAgcaatttgtttttaatttcattctTCTCCTATTTTAAGATGGAATTAAAGCATGCAAACAATCACAAtgaaaacaaattgtttttcacacTCTAATGAATCCTTCAAGTACCCTTCAATCATTTGTTCATCATGCATACTAaaaataaaggttttttttttttcctttacttaCACGAAAAGTCTCCCTCTACAATCACCACCTTATTGGGAgctactttattattattttttcttatgttttgataATTGTTAAGGAGAAAATATGATATGCCCACTTATTTATCTTCATTTACCATTTTGCTATTGCCCATTCATATGCTGCCACGTGTTTTCATTGGcttataaaaagagaaaagtctCCCTTTCTTCAGGACTCTCTCCCACTTTTCCCTCTCTGGAGGagacttttatttttctataacTTCTCTCACTCCCTTTCATAAATCTCACTTTACACACAAACTATATGATATTATAGGCATAttatcatttatatttttatccacACACAagatgctaacttaagcatcagagagTCTTCGGCATCAACCAAAAACCCTCTGACTGTGTTATTATTTTACAGGAATTCCATTGATGCACAGGGATTCAACTCGAAGCTTGATCATGAAGAAATATCTCAGACTAGCAACACTTTGGACCAAAAATTGCTTATATGTTAAAATGTGTGAACCACACCTAAAATGGTGTCATGGGTAGAAGCTACTTCTAAAAACTCGTTTAAAtaactattttgaaaatatattctaaaaaaaaaataaaaatattgggCCATTAGAGGCTGGCTATTAGTAAATTCGACAGCCATGATGTGAATCTATGATCATCAAAACATGTGTGACGACCAAGTGGTAGCCATTAGAAAAATTTCCAAAGCCATGGGTGGTTCTACCCCTTATTGGCAAGTTAGGGGTTTCATGAATATAGAATAGTCCAATTTCAAGGGAAGTTTGTAGTATACTTGTACATGTGGAATACTATAAACCCCTCGTATAATATACAAcaaatatatcatataaaaaaatcGTGGATATTAGGTCTCTAGCGTGTGGATTtgttgctctcttttttttttgtttttggagaacTTGCCTCTTTCCATACCTTTGCAACATCATCTTATTGATCATTCCATTATTTCCCtcaataatttttgtattttatttttatatatacaataaggtctttttttttttttttttgatatgtccacataAGGGAAGGGGAAggaggaattcgaactagtaacctccactttattaggcgtggtccacagccgattgagctaccttttgagACAATTGGCTTATATACAATAAGCTGTTTTCATACTATACATATGACCAAATTTATATGGGCTTCAACATGATGGGCCTTTTTGCGTACGTATCATGTGGCCCATATACCAACTCGTTCCCATATTGGACCGGGCTTCATTACCAATatttctctctgtctctctcggCAGCCGAACCTAAAACCtctctttcgctctctctcCGTGCCCGGCCGTCACCAGCTTCGTTCAATTCAATGTgagagcctctctctctctctctctctctatatatatattatcattttgttGAGCTTGGTTTCGTAGCCGTGACAATTCTAAATGCAGTATGTATGTATATCTGGTTGAGATTCAAAGAAAATGTCATGGTCCAAATTTCGAATACGGGATATATAGctttatataattttgaatgTGATATTGGAATTCTGTAGTCTACTCCAAGTAGTTGGTGTATTAGACTTTCTTGAGTTTTTGTGAGTTATTAAATGTTCAATTGCATGAGATCACTTATTTTGCTAATAAAGTTGAAAATCTTGCTTGATTGCGctttttattgatttgttaATCTCCATTGAAGTCATAAGATTGGCTGTTTACTTCTATGATCTTGTGTAGCTCGCATGTTCTTTGTTCCCCATCactcctttttcattttaattttattattaccTAGTGTgttgcatatttttttaacatttttgtaGGTCTTTTTATGTAAAGGTTAGTATATATCtgggtcatttttttttcttccaatctTATGATTGTCATTTGCTTGTATATTGAATGCTAAATGATCTCAATGGGTTTGATAAAAAGCTCCAATACCATGGTCTTGGTAGCCAATGATGAATAATACATTTTTGTTGGTGTTCTTAAGTTTTTCAAATGGGTAGGAATTTTAATCCAAATACTGAAAATCACTCTAGCAGAAACTTGATCTTTATTCCAtgactctttctctctctgtcccCAAACACACACACCCACCCACCCACAACTACTCTACAGATTTTCTTATAACATAAAAACTTCAGAGATCTGAACTCCTCAACTAATAGACCTAAGTTGAAGCCTAATTTAATACGGTGTGGGTGGAAGTATTGCTAGTTCCTTTTAAGATCAAGCTTGTGATGGTGTGCAGTTGAGAGGATAATGGTTAACCAATGATATCAGACATCCAGAAAATTCAGGTAATGGTACGATACAAGATATAATTCCGGACAGTGACAGATGGGTGCAGTATTTTGGCTGACTCACTCTATCTTTTGGCACTGTGAGATATTGAAAAAATCATCCCTGAATGGGAACTGATTTAGTGCTAAACTTCTGGAGTCTTCTTTCTGCACTTGGTGTATTATATGCCATCGCTATAAGATACATTTGAATCTTTGTTCCACACATGGTTTATAATATTTAATCCCTGATAATTGCAAACTAATCCACTTTTATGTTCTAAATtgattactttttttgtttctcagAATTGAATTCCAAGAGCAGTAATGATAAAGAGGCAATTCTACAAGCTAGAACATGCCAATAGAGATGAGGCCTCAGATTCATCTTCGTCCTCGGACTCCGAATTAGAAGCAGAAGCCATAGAAGAATCAGAGGATAATGCAGTTGCAGAAGTGAAAGGGGATAATGAATCTTGCTCTACCTCATCTGGTTGGTTCactcttatttaattttcttctctctctagacATCTATGCATTCTTGATATCTGCTGCTATAGTACTCACAAGTATGCTTACAAGTATAGAATTGCATTTACATTGCAACACGAgttcatatttcttttttagttgGTTACGTGAATAGGATGATGCTGGAAAGcttatttggtgttttttgtcTGCTATACATTTGTTTTTAGCTAGTTGATTGTGTTATTTATCTTTGAGGTCTCCCTAGTCCATGATTCACAAactatattctttgtttttgatttgGGGTCTTTTTTTGTATCAAATCTGATTCGATGCGTAAATGTAATTATTCATGTCTACTTGTTCTTTGTTCAATAATACATATATTTACCAGCAATAACTACTGCTGATGCTGCTGTTGTTATAtcatatgattttctttttcaaaagcTTCTGTATATACTTcctgtaatttttgttttggtgaatgTCATGTTGCTTCAACTAGAACCAAAATGTTCGTAATAGACTTTCCCCCCTTTTAATATTCTTCAACTATAATGTCATCATTTCTAATTTACATATATACTTTTTTCCCCTGGTTTCAGGATATAAGAGTGAGGATAGCTCAGCAAATGAGGTTGATCTTGACTCTTCAGGTAGGATTTCTTTGTATTGTCTTCAATGCTGGAATTTAAGTAATCTTTATGTTTAGATAAAGTGAGATGCATTAATGATATCTCCACCATGATGATATTGCCACTATGCTTTTCGCATGACCAAGCAACAAAAGGTATGCCAATGTTTGATGCTGACTGTCAAAGTGTTGGTCTctctttttttgacattttttttttttcaatgtcggggaacctcttcAAAGCAGGGCCCTTCGAACCCACCCCTGTTATCTAGTGATGCATCTTAGTACTTAGAACTTAGGCAACTTAGCTCACAAATATATGAATAAGTATGGATTATGTTtgttacttgtcaaaaaaaagtATGGATTATGTTTGTTGAAGCACCATCTTAGTGTCTTCGATATTTGCTTCTGTTTCAACAAAGTACTTAAAAGTCTCTTTTGAGAAAATGGCTATGGCGCTATATGCATGAGAGAGAGGTTTGGTGGAGATTTGTGGTGGATTCTAAATATTTCATCTTGTAAGAtgggtggtgttctaatgaggTTCTTGGGTTgaatggggtggggttatggaagaatatcaAGAGGGGTTGGGTGGTGTTTTCTAGTCATAGCAGATTTTTGAGTTAGTACCAATAACTAGGTAATTATGGAATTATTAAATATGCTATGGGATTATGCCCCATAGTGGTTGGTCCTAATAAATTGCTtacctaaaaaagaaaaaaagagaaaatttgttaTCCACTTCCTGAACTGTTCTgatcatatttaatttttctgttattGCATGACTTTAGTATaattaagagagagaagaaCATTTGACCTCGGCAAGGGTGGGCTGCAAAGTTGATATGAAATTGGCTTGCGATCGAATAAGTCAGCACTTCTTATGATTCCTTTTTAAATGTATGGCCTTTTAAGGTGGGTGGAGGCAATGGATCAatagttaataattttttttataagtaatgtaatGCATATCAAAACCGCAGAAGGGGCACAACCTTAGTaaacaggaagtatacaagagaacgcccaagtaaaagaaatagttattaatttttcatgCAACTTTTGTTTTATCTACTTTTCTGAATCCTCCTCACCAGTATGGGGAGAATTACGTGGAGCAATCCATTCTTTTCTCCGTCTTGTACAGTGAAGAACTTCCTTGGCATGCTGTGGGGGGAAGTTTTGGACAGGCTTGCAGGGATAGTTATCGTTGGTGCAAGTGCTTTCCTCACTCATTTATAGGAGGTCAGGAGTGCTCAATATTTGATTGTGGAAATGCTTATGGAGGTTTGCAGTGGGAAGGGTCTTTGGAGGATGGTGGATGACTTGCATATGGGTTGGGGGGATTGTTCTTTTTTAGCTTGTTTGAGGTCCCTATGGAGGGTTTTTATAGTGGAAGTTTGTTATGTGGTTAGGGTGCTTTTAAGAAGTTTCTGACATTTAAGATCGGGGATGGAACTTTTGCATGATATATGGTGTGAGCTGGATTGACCTTTGAAGGTTGATTTCCCTGTTCTATTTTCCACTATAGTGACTCGTTTATGTTGGTTGTTCAGAAGGAAATATGTATTGGTGGTCCATATCTATTAGGCTTGAGTTAGAGTGGGAAGTGTGCTAGGCTGGGAGAGAGGAGTGGGGGCGGGGAATTGGGTGTGTTGGGCCTTGTCAAGCTGTAGGGGGCATCTTGTTGGTGCTATATTATCGAAGTAGATGGGGAATTTGTTAATCACCTGCTTCTTCATTGCCTGTTAACTCGTTAACCATGGTCTAGTTTTTGCTTAGTTTTCGAATAGCCTTTGGGCAAAATggcacttatatatatatatatatatatatatatatatatttgctttgtTTGGTCAATGTGGGTAATGCTGAGGTCTGATTAAGTCTTTATGATTGACGTGGTACATTTGAGATGAGCAGAATGACAGGACTCTTGAGGTAATGATCCCTCTTAAGAAACATGATTTTCCTTTGATTACTGTAATCTTGACTCTTTGTCAGtttaggattttgttttttctttcaattttaggAGTTGATTTGTCCTAATTACTGGGAAAGGCTCCCGTTTAAATCTCTTTTCATGGTGCTTTGCCTTAATTCTACTTTCTAACAGTTTTCATTACCCTTATCACAAGAATAAAAACTGTACTCTTCTGTGTGCTACATTGACAATTAAGAATCCTTTGCTAAGATTAAGCGACTTCAATTAATTTGCAATTAGATGGAGTAGGTAGTGGAATAAactggaaaaattaaaaagttggTCTTAATTCTGGATTAGATGCCAGAGGAAGCTATTGGTGTGGAAAACATGCTACCTCCTGCCTCATTACAGATTTTCTTTTGCAAAATTATTTATGGAAATGTAGACTTTTGTCTGCTATCCTATTTCCTATCTTTTGCAAACTGCATTCTTTGTGATGTTCTAGAGCACGTTGTATATCATAACAATGCTTCAAAATGCATATTTCTCTTGATTCTGAAAGGATTTATTTTTCCTGGATGTTTGACATAATTGTTGCATGGCAGGTCTACCCATAAGCGATGATAATGCTGAAACtggaaatgaaagagaaatccTTACTGACAGTCAGCTGTCTGGTCAACGTGGTTCCAAAACACTTGAGACACAGTCCAATATCGAAGCTGAAAAGGAATCATTACCTGCAGATATTCCAGACTGTATATTAAAATGCAAATCAGTTTTTAAGTGCAGGATGTGCCCTAGAATTATCTGTTTGAATGAGGAAACTCTAAGGGATCATCTCAAGTCCAAGGTAAGATGTCTGGCATATTTTCTgcctaaaaaatcaaatcatcatTTACAAACATTAACCCAACTATGGCATAAACAACATGAATCCTTGTCGtataagaaaaagtaaatcttCGACTGTGACACTGCAAATGTTAATATCCTTCTTTTCCttcatatatttgaaatttaattgtTATTACATGCAGCTGCAACACCCCTACGAATCCtttaatgattttatattttaataataactgCTGAATATTCTCAATCATTTAATGAGGGCATTAGTAAATCTTTCCCATCATGCTTTGGCAAGAATGGTTGTTGTTTCAAATGCTTAATTATAAGCTCATGCAGTTTCTAGGATGAGTGTACTTGGGCAATCATATAGTTTCTAATTTACATTGGTACGATGAAGTTAGATGAAAAGCATGTGTCTCTAAGCACCAGATTTTAGGGGTGTTACATGTGGTATCATAGCCAGGttgagttttgaaaataaagTCTCATGTAATAATGAGAGATTGAATGAGGTAATGAGAGAATAATTTGGATTTCTATCTTTAAATATATGCAGCCTAAACTTTTCCTTATTGGTCTTGGGAATAATTTTGGAAActaattaaaagataatatataCAATCTGGGAGAATTGTCGCCATTTGTTTGTGGATTATAAAGGCTTTCAATTGTTGGCCtacttataacatttttttttttttttgtaaatctGATTTAGAGACATGCTCGATCTGAGAAATTACTGAATGAAGGTAGGCTGAAGGCCATGCTCAACAGTGATGGGGAAATTGAGAACCAAGAAACTGCTGCTGAGATGAATGCTCGAATTTTAGCTCTTCCACTGGTTGGTTTTCATAAATTGATAGTTCCAACACAATGATTAAATAAACAGGTTGGATATTAGATGTTCATACAGCTCCATTACTTGCTCCAGggtaataaaaaaaggaaaaacagaaaaagacatggagaacaaaagagaaaaacaaagaaggtAATTAACGTTATAACTTGATGATTgcatttaatttgttatttgagCTTTTTTAAGGTTATTCAAATTGCTTGATATGAGTTGCAGAAATTGGGATCTGCTGATAACATTGGAAAAGCAAAGGGATCGACAAAAAGCCCAGCTGAGAAAAGGCGTAAAAATGAGAACTGAAGAACGTTATGTTGTTTTTGCCATACTGCTAGTGGCAAAATGGCTGCAAGAAATGAATCAAAGGATTTTACCATTTCTGCAGAGCTACTAACATTTGGGCATCCTGTGTAAGTGTTTGCTTGGTTTGATAAATTTATAAAGGGAATACTTTTGTTTTTCAGAGCAAGATAACGttaatattaatagaaaataaaattacaaaaagaggGGGTGGGAATCCCAACCCCAATATAGTcaggagaaggatcctctccatttcaagtgaaatggagagggtccatttagtgtatttagggGGGACATAGTTGTCCAAAAACTAAATGGACAACTATGCCCTTCTAAATATACTAAATGgaccctctccatttcatttcaagtgaaatggagagaatccgtTTCCATATAGTCATGACAgtacaagaaataaaaactaaaacccAAAATGAACGGGTCCCATAGTTCCTTGACTAAAGAGCAAAGGAGAGAACTGCCTTGATGGTGGTCTGTGAAGTATTCTGATGGTTAGACTGCCAAAAATTGTCTACTGTCTATGAGATTTACAGTAAAAAGTGTGCACTGATGATAACTGTGATTATTTTTCTCGCCTTCTTGAATAAAGGAGCATGCTTTGCAACAAATTTGAACAGAAATCACTTTTTATTGAGGAAGTGAAAATGAATTATTAGCAGGATGAGTGCAATTTGGACAAATAGGATGTGGGATGGCGTGTGCGCGGCGGAGATGGATGGGTGACGATAGATTTATCTCAACTTTTCACAAATCATGCAGAATACCGTGATGTGCTACGTCTGCTGATGTTTACAATTGCACATTACAATGCTGCAAACATTCACGACGAAGTAAAAAATTGCTTCTCCCGACAGCCTTCGTTTGGGTTTATAAAGCAAAACAAATGTCCCAGAAGAGCGTGTCAAGGCAAGGTGAAAGACAAACTCTCTCATTCGATGCAATGTAACTTTAGTCAAAGCAATTGTATAACATTTTAGTAATATTGCTGAGCTTGTGTGGCCCTCAAATGGGTCTTGTTAGTTGGTTTAAAATCTGCAGTGGGATTCTAATCATGAGTAGCAGCTATTCAGCTATCGCGGAAATCAGACTCGCTCGACAATACCCCTTGATTTACTCTTACCAAAGTTTGAATAGAAAGGAGATAAATTATCTCTTTTCATTCAATTGTCCTTGCAAAATTAGGAAGCCTCAACTGCATAAAAGTGGGCATTAGTCATGAATAAAACATTCAACAAACAGACAAATGAACACCAAGAACTAATAAGGCCTAATTGACAAAAACTAATGAGACCAGAATTTGTGTTTCGAACAAATGCGAATGCGAATACAACTTGCACCACAGTAATCAACTTGACAAAATAGGATTTTTAACAACCCAAAACCAAGGTGAACCCCAGAAATTCAACCACCACTTCCACAAACATTTACTTCGCATTTTTGTAAAGTTGAAATTCGCCCAAAATTTTGGCCTCCAAAATGATTACCATGATATATACCTTGTATGAGAAAATTGGAAGGTCAGGGATTCGAGGTAGTTCCTGTGATTGCATGATTTAAGGTCCCTGCTCGTCAGAAGGATGATAATCAGGTGAAACAGGCAATTCTTCCCCATTTCTATCAGTCTCAGCTGCGTGATCAGGTGGAGGTGGTTGTTCTCTACTTTCACTGTCCTCTGGGTGGAAATTGATGGGGAACTTTGTGACCCTGGGTTTATCAGATAAAATGTTCCTTTGAACCCTATCAATCAAGACCTTTGGTGGAGGTTCCTCTCTCAGCTGCTCATCATCATAATCGTTGTTCACATAGTAGCCCACGCGGACAAATTCTTGACCCAGATAAGAGCATGTCAAAAGAAGCACTGTCACACCAATAATATCTTCTTCACGAATTTTTgatgggtctggcgggtctgCCTGCAAATGTCCAACAAAATTATAGATCGAAATTGATTCCATATGCAAGTCAAATGCAAAAATGCAATAGAACAAAGCGGAACAAGGAGCCAGTGAAGATTGCCTGCAACACAAAACGATAGTTTCCCACATTGACAGGCCCAACAAGCACACTCTCCAATAATTGGTCATAAGTCTCATCCTCAGCAGACCCCACA
This window of the Corylus avellana chromosome ca5, CavTom2PMs-1.0 genome carries:
- the LOC132182769 gene encoding 2-hydroxyacyl-CoA lyase, which encodes MAESDPTHNKTLIDGNVLAAMSLARFGVDHMFGVVGIPVTSFANRAVALGVRFIAFHNEQAAGYAASAFGYLTGCPGVLLTVSGPGCVHGLAGLSNAMINAWPMVLISGSCDQNDVGRGDFQELDQIEAVKPFSKFSVKVKHVSEIPDSVARVLHWASSGRPGGCYLDLPSDVLHQTISDSEAEALLAAAESSIKREETPIPNPPVSDIEQTVSLLRNAKRPLVVFGKGAAFSRAESELKKLVETTGIPFLPTPMGKGLLPDTHELAATAARSLAIGKCDVALVVGARLNWLLHFGEPPKWSKDVKFILVDISKDEIELRKPSVGLVGDAKRVLERINKAIKDDPFCFGKSYPWVEEVAKKVKDNVARMEVQLAKVVVPFNFYTPLRIIRDAILELGSPAPILVSEGANTMDVGRAVLVQTEPRTRLDAGTWGTMGVGLGYCIAAAVASPGRLVIAVEGDSAFGFSAIEVETLVRYQLPVVVIVFNNGGVYGGDRRSPEEIDGPYKDDPAPTSLIPGAAYHTVIEAFGGKGYLVGTPEELKSALSESFSARKPAVINVTIDPYAGSESGRLQHKN
- the LOC132180945 gene encoding uncharacterized protein LOC132180945, translated to MIKRQFYKLEHANRDEASDSSSSSDSELEAEAIEESEDNAVAEVKGDNESCSTSSGYKSEDSSANEVDLDSSGLPISDDNAETGNEREILTDSQLSGQRGSKTLETQSNIEAEKESLPADIPDCILKCKSVFKCRMCPRIICLNEETLRDHLKSKRHARSEKLLNEGRLKAMLNSDGEIENQETAAEMNARILALPLGNKKRKNRKRHGEQKRKTKKKLGSADNIGKAKGSTKSPAEKRRKNEN
- the LOC132180946 gene encoding probable histone chaperone ASF1A produces the protein MSAVNITNVTVLDNPASFLTPFQFEISYECLTPLKDDLEWKLIYVGSAEDETYDQLLESVLVGPVNVGNYRFVLQADPPDPSKIREEDIIGVTVLLLTCSYLGQEFVRVGYYVNNDYDDEQLREEPPPKVLIDRVQRNILSDKPRVTKFPINFHPEDSESREQPPPPDHAAETDRNGEELPVSPDYHPSDEQGP